In Octopus bimaculoides isolate UCB-OBI-ISO-001 chromosome 14, ASM119413v2, whole genome shotgun sequence, the following are encoded in one genomic region:
- the LOC106873126 gene encoding zinc finger protein 260 yields the protein MYQEPTSSYSVGKQMSSTDNYSRTILPEDNWKTTSSGTTSSTSGTVSTSDTPSTSGTASTSGTSSSYYGISHHRKSFLHRFGESTKAFKCEICRKAFSRRANLRNHERDHATESFKNLACGFCGKVFSQRAHLLSHERVHTGERPFSCAICSKSFNQRAHLQNHERIHTGIKPYACYVCRKAFSQRAHLICHERIHSGIKPYVCVVCCKAFSQQAHLIIHERIHSGVKPYQCSICSKAFSQRVHLTNHECVHSGQKPYSCFVCSKTFSQKIHLQNHERIHCGEKPFKCSICDKAFAQSANLKKHECMHMGLKRFQCDICSKEFTQRVHLINHACTHTKCKLFYCEVCKKGFTQRANLTIHLLVHSGEKPFKCGTCQRGFSQRANLKKHEYTHTADKPFSCAVCSKGFTQRVNMQKHMRSHTREEVSRAMPPEQLSKDTSTTSMSRQQSHHHHHHHHHHRNHGHHHNQHHHHHQQHQQQQQQQQQQQQPQQQQQHHSSSARENPNSNTSHNSNSSTSVSTTLSTAANVVSSSTSSVATAAAGAATVTVPVFSSSISSTPTMNASLTSHNSMSSVPATPPPPAPSPSSHAHSRSAALRLQPLALSSSWMSSTWESWESNYGWSRGFQVPPRWSSSWANSSSNLSCGVRQSKQQNNRSQNSQQAGVI from the coding sequence ATGTACCAGGAACCAACATCTTCATATTCTGTTGGTAAACAAATGTCCTCAACTGACAATTATAGTCGGACAATTTTACCGGAAGACAACTGGAAAACTACATCATCTGGCACAACCTCTAGTACTTCTGGCACAGTTAGTACTTCTGACACACCTAGTACATCTGGTACAGCTAGTACATCTGGTACCTCGAGTTCATATTATGGGATATCGCACCACCGAAAATCATTTCTGCATCGATTTGGAGAAAGTACCAAAGCCTTTAAGTGTGAAATCTGTCGTAAAGCTTTCTCACGACGAGCAAACTTAAGAAACCATGAACGGGACCATGCCACAGAGAGTTTCAAAAACTTGGCTTGTGGTTTCTGTGGCAAAGTATTCAGCCAACGAGCTCACCTGCTGAGCCATGAACGTGTTCACACTGGTGAACGTCCATTCTCTTGTGCAATATGTTCAAAGTCATTTAATCAAAGAGCACATTTGCAAAACCatgaacgtattcatacaggcatAAAACCTTATGCTTGTTACGTTTGTCGAAAGGCATTCAGCCAGAGGGCACACCTCATCTGTCATGAACGGATTCACAGTGGAATAAAACCATATGTCTGTGTTGTTTGTTGCAAAGCATTCAGCCAGCAAGCCCATCTTATCATCCATGAACGCATTCACAGTGGAGTGAAACCTTACCAGTGCAGCATTTGTTCGAAAGCATTCAGCCAGCGTGTGCATTTAACTAATCATGAGTGTGTCCATAGTGGTCAGAAGCCATATTCTTGCTTTGTGTGCTCCAAAACGTTTAGTCAAAAGATTCATCTCCAGAACCATGAAAGAATTCACTGTGGAGAAAAACCATTCAAGTGTTCCATATGTGACAAAGCTTTTGCACAGAGTGCAAACTTGAAAaagcatgaatgtatgcacatggGTTTGAAAAGATTccaatgtgatatctgtagtaaagaATTCACGCAGAGAGTGCATTTAATcaatcatgcatgcacacacacaaaatgtaaatTGTTTTACTGTGAGGTGTGCAAAAAGGGTTTCACTCAGCGAGCCAACTTAACCATTCACCTTCTCGTTCAttctggagagaaaccattcaaATGTGGCACATGTCAGCGTGGATTCAGCCAGAGAGCAAACCTGAAAAAgcatgagtatacacacacagctgACAAACCATTCAGCTGTGCTGTGTGCAGTAAAGGGTTTACTCAACGGGTaaacatgcaaaaacacatgCGCTCTCACACTCGTGAAGAAGTCAGTCGAGCAATGCCACCTGAGCAGCTGTCAAAGGACACATCTACAACAAGCATGTCACGGCAACAGtcgcatcaccatcaccaccaccaccaccatcaccgtaaTCATGgtcatcaccacaaccaacaccaccaccatcaccaacagcatcaacaacagcagcaacagcagcagcagcagcagcaaccacaacagcagcagcagcaccattcaTCTTCCGCTAGGGAAAACCCGAATTCAAACACCTCTCATAATTCTAATTCCTCAACAAGTGTAAGTACAACATTGTCAACTGCAGCTAATGTAGTGTCCAGTTCTACTTCTTctgttgccactgctgctgctggggCTGCTACAGTAACTGTACCAGTTTTCTCCTCAAGCATCTCCTCCACACCAACTATGAATGCATCATTAACTTCACACAACTCTATGTCATCCGTTCCAGCCACACCGCCGCCACCAGCACCAAGCCCATCATCTCATGCTCACTCCCGCTCAGCTGCACTTCGTTTGCAGCCCCTTGCATTGTCTTCGTCCTGGATGTCTTCGACCTGGGAATCGTGGGAATCCAATTATGGTTGGTCTCGCGGCTTCCAAGTCCCGCCAAGGTGGAGCTCGAGCTGGGCAAACTCCTCGTCAAATCTGTCATGCGGGGTGAGGCAGAGCAAACAGCAAAACAATCGGTCACAAAACAGCCAGCAAGCTGGTGTCATCTAA